Below is a genomic region from uncultured Sunxiuqinia sp..
ACCTTTTATGGACGATGCGGAACATGGTGTTTTTGCCACACGCAGTCCAGCACGTCCCAATCCAATTGGGTTCTCCATTGTCAAACTAAATAAAATTCATGGCAGCCGACTATACGTGCAAGGACTGGACATAATCAACGAAACGCCTTTGCTCGACATCAAACCGTATGTTCCCAATTTTGACCATATCGAAGCCGACAGAATCGGGTGGCTCGAAACAAATATTCATAAACATTCAATAACTAAAGATGACGGGAGGTTTATCAAATGAAAATCAGACTTGCATTCGCCGTAAATCGGGCAGAAGTTTTTGAGCAAAAACATTTTGGGGAAGCAGAAAAATTTCTCATTTATAAATGGGAGGCAAACCAACTGGTTTTTCAACAAGCGATCGAGAATCCACTAGTTCAAACACCCCTGGAGCGCCATTCTCCTGAAAAAGCAGAACTACTCATTTCCCTTCTAAAAGAACAGGGAATAAACATATTGGTGTCAAAACAATTTGGGAAAAATATAAAAAGAGTCAATGCCTTGTTTGTTCCTGTTCAAGTCGGTACTTCCAGCCCCGATGAGTTATTTCCAATTCTCAAAAAACAAATGAGATGGATCGAAGAGGAATTGCTCCAAAATGCGGGCAATTATAAACTTTTCAACCTACAAAAAGGCACTATAAAAACAGCCGTTAATTCTAAAAACTAACCATCCATAATGTTCGAGATCCAACATAAACAAATCAGAACCCCCGGGCTGGAAATTGGGGAACGGGTTCAGCTTCCGACTGTTTACGGAACTTTCGAGCTGATTCCATTTTTGGAAAAGGCAACGGGCAAGGAACATATCGCCTTGTTTAAAGGGCAACCTGAAAACCGAAAGCATGTGCTTGTTCGGATTCACTCGGCTTGTGCCACTGGCGATTTGTTTGGCTCCATGCGCTGCGATTGCGGCGAACAACTGCACCAGTCTTTAAACCTGATTGAACAGGCGGGCTGCGGCATACTGATTTATTTGCAACAAGAAGGCAGAGGGATTGGCCTGATGGAAAAAATGAAAGCATACAAACTTCAGGAAAACGGATTGGACACGGTCGATGCCAATCTCCACCTTGGACACCAGGCCGACGAGCGGGATTACCATGTTGGTGCAGAAATCCTTCACTACTTCAACATCAACCAGATAAAACTATTAACCAACAATCCCGATAAAAAACAAGGGCTTGAACATAATGGGATAATCGTGGAAAGTTGTATTCCTGTGCTGTCAGAGCCGAACAAATACAACGCCTTCTATTTGAAAACCAAACAAGAACGAATGGGCCATTTATTGGGACAATTAAATTTTGAAGGAATATGAAGAAGCTAATTGAAAATACCATTCAACTTCGTCCGCGTTATGGTGAGGTAGACCAAATGGGATATGTTTATCACGCCAGTTATGTGAGCTATTGCCATCAGGCACGTACCGAGTTGCTCCGCGAACTGAACATCGACGATAAAACGCTGGAGGAAAATTACATCATGCTGCCGGTCATCAGTATGAATTTGAAATATCATAAACCAGCCGGCTATGACGAACTACTGACCATAAAAACAAGTATTCCGGAGATGCCGGCTACCCGTTTTTCATTTCATTTTGAAATTCGGAATGAACACGATGAATTGATTTGCTCCGCCGATTCAACGACTGTTTTTGTGAACAGCACAAGCAGAAAGCCAATGAAAGCGCCGCCAATCATAATTGAAGCGATTGGAAAACAGCATAAAACCCAACAAAATGAAGCTTACCATACTCACTGAAAATACTGCCGGAGGTCGCTTTGGTGCAGAGCATGGACTATCGTACCTGATTGAACATGACGGACGAACAATTTTGTTCGATACCGGGAGCAGTGATTTGTTTTTGAGGAATGCCCAAAAGCTGAACATCAAGCTTCAGGAAAAAGTGGATCTGATTGTTTTGAGCCACGGCCATTGGGATCACGGGGACGGGCTGCGCTATTTCAAAAATAAGCCACTGCTCACCCATCCGGGTGCATTTATTAAACGGTTTCGGAAATCGGATGGAACAGCTGTTGGACTGTCCTTATCTGAATCAAGCATCCACGACAAATACAAAGTAATCACTTCCAGCAAACCCTACCGGATTTCAGAACACATTTATTTTTTAGGCGAAATACCACGCCAAAACAATTTTGAATCACAGTCAACTTCTTTTATGGATGAAACTGAGATGGACGACTTTGTGCCGGACGACTCGGCATTAGCAATTATAAACAACCAAAAATTAACGGTGATCACCGGTTGCTCCCACTCGGGAATTTGCAATATCTGTGAATATGCCAAACAAATCACAGGAATATCCACCATCGAGCGAGTTATTGGCGGTTTTCACCTGAAACACAATGATGAACAGACCCAGCAAACCATCGGGTATTTTCATCAGGAAAAAGTAAACACCCTACTCCCCTCTCACTGCACAGAACTGCCGGCACTTGCGGCATTTAGTGCCGATTTTGGGATTTCCCAAGTAAAAACAGGACAACTATTCAACTTCACCAAAACAATAAAATAATGAACACTCCTTAAGTTGTAAATAAACAGAACATCAAGTCTATACAAATAATAAAGCAAAAAATGAAAAGCACAGATGTATTAATTATTGGTGGAAGTGCAGCAGGAATGGTTGCTGCAATATCCGGGAAGACTTCATGGACGGATAAAAGCTTCATCTTGGTAAAAAAACAAAAAGACGTGATGGTGCCATGTGGAATACCATACATCTTTGGCACGCTTGACAGCAGTCAACAGAATATTATGCCTGTTGATAACATGTTGGCAAAAGCAGGTATTGAATCGCTTGTTAATGAAGTTGTTTCGATCGACAAGGAAGCAAAAATTGCGACCATGAAAGATGGGAAACAAATTAGATACGACAAACTGATTATTGCAACTGGATCGACTCCAATAAAACCCAAATGGCTCAAAGGAGCTGAGCTAGACAATGTTTTTGTGATACCAAAAGATCGGGTCTATCTGGATTCGATGAAAGAAAAAATCAGTGGGTTAAAAAAAGTTGTTGTGATTGGTGCCGGTTTTATCGGGGTTGAGTTCTCTGATGAACTAAAAAAACAAGGACATGAAGTTATCCTTGTTGAAAAAGAAAAGGACATTCTTTGTGCCGCTTTCGATGAAGAAATAGCTTCACGGATTGCTGGAATACTTGAAAACAGGGACGTACAAATAATAACAGGAAATGGGATCAGCGAAGTGATCGGCGATTCGAAGGTGAAAAGTGTGAAACTTGAAAATGGTGACCTGTTGGATGCCGACGCCGTTATCCTTTCGATGGGATATTTGCCAAATACAAAGTTGGCCAGCGATTCGGGAATTTACGTTGACGAGAGCGGTTTTATAGCCGTTGACGAATACATGCGCACCCACGAAAAGGATGTGTTTGCCATCGGCGATTGTGCCCAGAAACGTGATTTTATTACCCGCAAACGTATTCCTACGATGTTGGCTTCAACGGCTTGTGCCGAAGCAAGGGTTGCCGGAATGAATTTGTTTAATATCCATGTGGTTAAAACTTTCAGCGGAACCATCGGGATCTATTCAACAGCGATTGGCGAATATGGATTTGGGACAGCAGGAATTACCGAAAAACGGGCCGAAGAAGAAGATGTTTCGGTTGTTACCGGCTTTTTCGAGGGCGTTGACCACCATCCGGGAAACCTACCTGAAACCCACAAACAATTGGTTAAACTGATCGTGGCCAAATATTCGGGCGTTATTATTGGCGGCGAAGTAATCGGCGGAATAAGTGCCGGTGAATTGACCAACGTAATCGGATTGGCGATTCAAAACAGGATGTCTGTCAATTCATTGTTAATTTCACAAATAGGTACCCACCCCTGTTTGACTGCCTCACCGGCTGGCTATCCTTTAATAAAAGCTGCCGAAATTATTTCAGCTAAAATGAGAAACCAATAAAAAAATAAAGATGCCAAAATTAGATGGAACTGGTCCCGAGGGCAATGGTCCCAAAACTGGACGAGGGTTGGGTAAAAGCAGCACAGTTAATGAAGAAGAAAAACTTCAGAAACTTGGCAAAGGCATTGGTAAAAAAAGAAAAACGGGCGGTGGAACAGGCCATGGCAACCGGTTAAAAAGCGGGTTGAAAGATACTTGAAAAACTAAATTTATAGGGCTACAAGTTTTCACCAGACAGTTTTACTACCGCAAGTTCATAGATGCTTCCACATGGAGGTAATTAGACGGTTGAAACCATACAATCTATGAGAAAACCAGATAAACATCAATTATTTTATTCACATCTAAAAATTAAAAAAAAATGGAAGAAAATCAAGGACAACAAATCGTAAGTATGCCCCGCATAGGAGAAGCAGCTCCTGTATTTAAAGCCGTAACTACACAGGGCGAAATCAATTTTCCTGCTGATTATAAGGGAAGTTGGGTAATCCTGTTCAGTCACCCTGCCGATTTCACGCCTGTCTGTACCTCTGAGTTTATGACCTTTGCAACCATGGAAGAACAATTCAACAAGGCCAATTGTAAGCTTGTTGGTCTTTCTATCGATGGACTTTACAGCCACATTGCCTGGTTGCGCACCATTAAAGAAAAAATTGAATACAAAGGAATGAAAGATGTCGAAGTAACTTTTCCACTCATTGAAGATATCACAATGGAAGTTGCAACCAAGTATGGCATGATGATGCCTGGCGAAAGTAACACCAAGGCTGTCAGAGCTGTATTTTTCATTGACCCCAAAGGGATTATCCGTACTATTATTTATTATCCGCTCAGCTTAGGCCGTAATTTCGAGGAACTTTATCGAGCATTGATTGCCCTCCAAACCGCTGATGAATTTGGGGTGGCAACTCCGGCCGATTGGCAACCCGGCGACGATGTAATCGTTTCCCCTGCCGGATCGTGTGGATCAGCTAAAGATCGGATGGAAGGGAAAGAGGAAGGTCTCGATTGTAAAGACTGGTTCTTTTGCACTAAAAAAATGGACAAAGAAACGGTGCTGAATAAAATCCTGAAAAAATAATCAGATCTCAATCAGCTTCTGACTTCTGAAAATTAATAAAAGGATTCTTGTTTTACCCTAAACTCGAATCCTTTTTATTGCCTTAATATAGCATCACAAAATTTTAAGTTCCCATCGGTGGTAGTCGTTTCTGAAGCGATCCTGTTTCCAAATCTAATACACAGGTGGTACCTCAAAATTGTCAAAGCAGAAATAAAAACACCCCTTAAACTTATTTACAGGAAGCAAGCAATTCTTTTTGTAAACATGTTCTCTAAAAAAAAGATCTTGGGTTTTAAAGATAATCCATTTCGAAGGTTGAAACATTTCATTATGGTGATCGGATATCTGGCGTTGCTTTACAAAACCATCTTTTAAGATTGGTTTGGGACATCAAATTTATTTGTCGTCTGGTGGGCTACATCGAAAGTGCCATCATTTTTGTCGTCACTTTTGATTTCGTATTGAGCCAAATAAAAAAGAGTAAAGAATTCAGCTCTCATTCACAATCGCCCGATTAGTCTTTTGTGATTTGGGTGCTATTGATGGGCTTGTCTGCCTTTGTCGTCCGTCTGTTTATTGATCTAAATCTACTGGAAAACAATAGTTGGATTTACCTGGTGTATTTGACGATTTTAGCTCAGTGGGTAATAATTATTGTTCCTTTTGGAAAATGGGTACACTTTCGTTATGGTTCCTTTGCCATGTATGTTGACAAGCTGATTAATTTATCGAAGTAAACAATAAACTTGTGCCAATGTGAAATTTCTTTTTAAATTTTCGAGTATTACATTATCTGCTCTAAAATATTCAATAGTAACTCATTTGATTCAAAAACAAAATCTCAAATAGTTATAATTCTAGATTTTTAGTTTAAAACCAACGTTAGCTTGACCAATAAAACTCATCTTAATATCTTTGATATCAAATATTTGTCATCAAATAGTTTTGTTGAAGAATACGGTGAGTTCTTTTGATTTTGACTGAGTAACTTAAAGATATACAATGATTTAACGGGCAGGGTTCGACTCCCTCTTTTTTTTGTTATTCAATGCACACCTACTTCAATCTCCAAACCAACACACCCGCCGTAGGAATTAATTTATCTCCAATCAATATTTCAACATCATCAGAAAGATCCATTACATAATCCTCATTCGCGTAATTCATGGCGATTCCAAACCCATCCCGGTATTCGACAGTAATTCCTTCTGGATAGTTTTCAACACTGATATCCAAACGCTTGTACAATTTTCGTAGGACAGTGTCTTCCAAATCCCCTTGATTACTATCGGCGCCAACATAGGTTACGGTGCCTTCACCAAGTTGATTATATGTTACGGAAGCTTTCCCAGCATAAAAATCACCCGAGTATTCAGCCCAGGTTTCAGTTTCAGCATTCGGACTTAAAACATCTCCCCAACTCGTCCAGGCAAATTTCTCTTTGTCCATAGCAATCGTATCAGGAGCATAGGGTCTTAACAGATCATAAAACTCAATGCTACTTCCAATTAGCTCATAAATTGGTTCTGCGTGTTTTGCCTCCCACAAATGGCCCAATTCATCCTGAAGACCTGTGCGGCACGACATAATCAAGTTGCCACCGCCTTTCACGTAATCCGTTAGTTTTTCAACCAAGTCCAAACTCATTTGCTGATAAGCAGGAACAACAATCGCTGGATATCCCGAAAAATCCATGGTGTCGCGAATAAAATCAACCGGAGAACCAAATGATTTTAAGGCTTTGTAATACTTCAAGACATGCTGCTCGGTGTCCCAAACAGTAGTCTGTTTATTTTGATTAATTGCAACGGTATTGTCCGGATCATAAAGAATAGCCGTTTTTCGTTTTAGATAATCTGCTGGAGTTTCTCCTAAAGATGATTTTCCTCTTAACTGCTTCACCTCTTCAATAAATTGCTGATATTCCCGCCCCCCTTGTGTAGGAGTTACGCCATCGGGGCCAACAATGCCATAGTGATACTGTTCGTAACCATAAATGGGAGCGCGAAAACGATAGGTACAGGTAAACTGACTTCCACCTGCAAAAACATGCCACAACCACAAACGCACAGCTCCCGGAAGCGGCTGAGAATTAATTGTCCCCCAGTTCACCTGCCCGGGCTGTAGCTCCATCACGCCATAAACAGGAGTC
It encodes:
- the tsaA gene encoding tRNA (N6-threonylcarbamoyladenosine(37)-N6)-methyltransferase TrmO; amino-acid sequence: MQPISFQPIGIIHSDHLEPQGTPIQFSGAKDARGEIEIFPEFQDGLIDLDGFSHLILIYYFHQIKNPALIVKPFMDDAEHGVFATRSPARPNPIGFSIVKLNKIHGSRLYVQGLDIINETPLLDIKPYVPNFDHIEADRIGWLETNIHKHSITKDDGRFIK
- a CDS encoding NifB/NifX family molybdenum-iron cluster-binding protein, giving the protein MKIRLAFAVNRAEVFEQKHFGEAEKFLIYKWEANQLVFQQAIENPLVQTPLERHSPEKAELLISLLKEQGINILVSKQFGKNIKRVNALFVPVQVGTSSPDELFPILKKQMRWIEEELLQNAGNYKLFNLQKGTIKTAVNSKN
- the ribA gene encoding GTP cyclohydrolase II, which encodes MFEIQHKQIRTPGLEIGERVQLPTVYGTFELIPFLEKATGKEHIALFKGQPENRKHVLVRIHSACATGDLFGSMRCDCGEQLHQSLNLIEQAGCGILIYLQQEGRGIGLMEKMKAYKLQENGLDTVDANLHLGHQADERDYHVGAEILHYFNINQIKLLTNNPDKKQGLEHNGIIVESCIPVLSEPNKYNAFYLKTKQERMGHLLGQLNFEGI
- a CDS encoding thioesterase family protein, with protein sequence MKKLIENTIQLRPRYGEVDQMGYVYHASYVSYCHQARTELLRELNIDDKTLEENYIMLPVISMNLKYHKPAGYDELLTIKTSIPEMPATRFSFHFEIRNEHDELICSADSTTVFVNSTSRKPMKAPPIIIEAIGKQHKTQQNEAYHTH
- a CDS encoding MBL fold metallo-hydrolase; its protein translation is MKLTILTENTAGGRFGAEHGLSYLIEHDGRTILFDTGSSDLFLRNAQKLNIKLQEKVDLIVLSHGHWDHGDGLRYFKNKPLLTHPGAFIKRFRKSDGTAVGLSLSESSIHDKYKVITSSKPYRISEHIYFLGEIPRQNNFESQSTSFMDETEMDDFVPDDSALAIINNQKLTVITGCSHSGICNICEYAKQITGISTIERVIGGFHLKHNDEQTQQTIGYFHQEKVNTLLPSHCTELPALAAFSADFGISQVKTGQLFNFTKTIK
- a CDS encoding FAD-dependent oxidoreductase; the encoded protein is MKSTDVLIIGGSAAGMVAAISGKTSWTDKSFILVKKQKDVMVPCGIPYIFGTLDSSQQNIMPVDNMLAKAGIESLVNEVVSIDKEAKIATMKDGKQIRYDKLIIATGSTPIKPKWLKGAELDNVFVIPKDRVYLDSMKEKISGLKKVVVIGAGFIGVEFSDELKKQGHEVILVEKEKDILCAAFDEEIASRIAGILENRDVQIITGNGISEVIGDSKVKSVKLENGDLLDADAVILSMGYLPNTKLASDSGIYVDESGFIAVDEYMRTHEKDVFAIGDCAQKRDFITRKRIPTMLASTACAEARVAGMNLFNIHVVKTFSGTIGIYSTAIGEYGFGTAGITEKRAEEEDVSVVTGFFEGVDHHPGNLPETHKQLVKLIVAKYSGVIIGGEVIGGISAGELTNVIGLAIQNRMSVNSLLISQIGTHPCLTASPAGYPLIKAAEIISAKMRNQ
- a CDS encoding DUF5320 domain-containing protein, producing MPKLDGTGPEGNGPKTGRGLGKSSTVNEEEKLQKLGKGIGKKRKTGGGTGHGNRLKSGLKDT
- a CDS encoding peroxiredoxin, encoding MEENQGQQIVSMPRIGEAAPVFKAVTTQGEINFPADYKGSWVILFSHPADFTPVCTSEFMTFATMEEQFNKANCKLVGLSIDGLYSHIAWLRTIKEKIEYKGMKDVEVTFPLIEDITMEVATKYGMMMPGESNTKAVRAVFFIDPKGIIRTIIYYPLSLGRNFEELYRALIALQTADEFGVATPADWQPGDDVIVSPAGSCGSAKDRMEGKEEGLDCKDWFFCTKKMDKETVLNKILKK
- a CDS encoding beta-galactosidase; this encodes MKKKLFIGLLIFWSCGSFAQKTERYFPSEELTTVGAYYYPEHWDEAQWDRDLQKMAEMGFEFTHFAEFAWAQLEPEEGVYDFEWLDKAVGLAAKHQLKVIMCTSTATPPVWLVRKHPDILITREDGTQYDHGSRQHASFSNEFYREYAQKMIAELAKHYGDDDRIMGWQLDNEPHSNVDYGDDAQQRFRQWLKNKYQTIDALNDAWGTNFWSGTYRHFSEINIPQHEQWGMNLYQRLDHSRFCDYETSSFLDEQAETIRDYVSPEQWITTNYIPMYDARFIGASKELDFISYTRYMVYGDHKGIGSKGYRVGEYSRIAMANDYFRTLTPVYGVMELQPGQVNWGTINSQPLPGAVRLWLWHVFAGGSQFTCTYRFRAPIYGYEQYHYGIVGPDGVTPTQGGREYQQFIEEVKQLRGKSSLGETPADYLKRKTAILYDPDNTVAINQNKQTTVWDTEQHVLKYYKALKSFGSPVDFIRDTMDFSGYPAIVVPAYQQMSLDLVEKLTDYVKGGGNLIMSCRTGLQDELGHLWEAKHAEPIYELIGSSIEFYDLLRPYAPDTIAMDKEKFAWTSWGDVLSPNAETETWAEYSGDFYAGKASVTYNQLGEGTVTYVGADSNQGDLEDTVLRKLYKRLDISVENYPEGITVEYRDGFGIAMNYANEDYVMDLSDDVEILIGDKLIPTAGVLVWRLK